A genomic segment from Mustelus asterias unplaced genomic scaffold, sMusAst1.hap1.1 HAP1_SCAFFOLD_328, whole genome shotgun sequence encodes:
- the LOC144486384 gene encoding uncharacterized protein LOC144486384 yields MELERERMEAEEEEEEEEDDEGVPEMGGGGEDDDDEGGVGVPFGLAAPPCHCAVCEKGFSCRSHLERHLRVHTGERPFECGICGNRFNRASNLRRHQQHRAAAGGQGPLECPVCHRLFCVTGDLVRHRRAHAGERPFECGVCGKRFCRLAVLEIHQRYHTGERPYQCPLCAKCFYTSSELNRHSRTHTGERPYACPLCPKRFYTASKLAVHRQIHTGERPFPCPDCPKRFYTAGKLRRHQRTHGAISQFICGVCGKTFARTSHLTNHQRTHR; encoded by the coding sequence ATGGAGCTGGAGCGGGAGCGGatggaggcggaggaggaggaggaggaggaggaggacgatgaGGGGGTTCCCGAGATGGGAGGTGGCGGAGAGGATGATGACgatgaagggggggtgggggtgccctTTGGGTTGGCAGCACcgccgtgccactgtgccgtgtgtGAGAAGGGCTTCAGCTGCCGGTCGCACCTGGAGCGCCACCTGCGGGTACACACCGGGGAGCGGCCTTTCGAGTGCGGCATCTGTGGCAACCGCTTCAACCGAGCCAGTAACCTGCGGCGGCACCAGCAACACCGGGCAGCGGCCGGAGGGCAGGGCCCCCTGGAGTGCCCGGTCTGCCACCGCCTCTTCTGCGTGACGGGGGACCTGGTGAGGCACCGACGGGCACACGCTGGCGAGAGGCCCTTCGAGTGCGGTGTCTGCGGCAAGCGCTTCTGTCGCCTGGCGGTGCTGGAGATCCACCAGCGCTACCACACGGGGGAACGACCCTACCAGTGCCCGCTCTGCGCCAAGTGCTTCTACACATCCAGCGAGCTGAACCGTCACTCACGCACCCACACCGGCGAACGGCCGTACGCCTGCCCGCTCTGCCCCAAGCGCTTCTACACGGCCAGCAAGCTGGCAGTCCACCGGCAGATCCACACTGGCGAGCGCCCCTTCCCCTGCCCTGACTGCCCCAAGCGCTTCTACACGGCGGGCAAGCTCCGGCGACACCAGCGCACCCACGGCGCCATCAGCCAGTTCATCTGCGGCGTGTGTGGCAAGACATTCGCCCGCACCAGTCACCTCACCAATCACCAGCGCACCCATCGTTGA